Below is a genomic region from bacterium.
CAGGCACAAGAGGAGATGGAAATAGATTATAAAGGAGAAGAGCTAACGATAGCATTTAATCCTAATTATATAATGGATGTTTTGAAGAATATTGGAGATGATGAAGTTTACTTTGATTTCATAGATAGCGAAAATCCAGGGGTTATCAGGCAAGTAAATTTAGACAACTACCTGTGTGTAATAATGCCAATAAAAATATAGTGGTCGGGTATACTAGACCAGAACATATAAAGAGTATTGTTGATGATATAATATCTAGGATAAAAGAAAAAGAAAGCAAGAAAAAGAGAGTAAAAATAGGAGAATATATAGCTGAAACTTTAGGAGCGCAAAGCAGGGAGCATGTAGAGGTGCGCGAGTTAAGGAGGGGAAGTTTATATATAAGCGTTGATAACTCAGCATGGCTTCAAGAATTGAGCTTAATGAAACAGGATTTAATGAATAGTATTAATGTGAAATTTAAAGAGGCTCTTGTAAAAGAGATAAAGATTAAACTAAGCAATGGCTAATTTAAAATTAAAATTTTGAAATTTGCACTGATAAGGAGAGGACTTGATGGATAAGACAAAGAAAGACGGATATAACGCACAGGAAATTCAGGTTTTAGAGGGGTTGGAAGCTGTTAGAAAACGCCCAAGTATGTATATTGGAGATACTGGGGCAAGAGGATTGCATCATTTAGTGTATGAGGTTGTTGACAACAGCATAGATGAAGCGCTTGTAGGTTACTGTAAAACAATAGATGTTATTGTCCATGTGGATAACAGCGTTACAGTGATAGACGATGGACGGGGAATTCCTGTTGATATTCATGCTGAGCATAAGAAGTCGGGAGTAGAAGTGGTAATGAC
It encodes:
- a CDS encoding DUF721 domain-containing protein gives rise to the protein MVGYTRPEHIKSIVDDIISRIKEKESKKKRVKIGEYIAETLGAQSREHVEVRELRRGSLYISVDNSAWLQELSLMKQDLMNSINVKFKEALVKEIKIKLSNG